The following proteins come from a genomic window of Acinonyx jubatus isolate Ajub_Pintada_27869175 chromosome C1, VMU_Ajub_asm_v1.0, whole genome shotgun sequence:
- the KIF2C gene encoding kinesin-like protein KIF2C isoform X1, with protein sequence MDSSLQARLFPGLTIKIQRSNGIIHSANVRTVNLEKSCVSVEWTEGGATKGKEIDFDDVAAINPELLQLLPLHPKDNLPLQENVTVQKQKRRSVNSKIPAPKEGLRGRSTRMSTVSEVRITTQENDMEVELPASTNSRKQFSVPTGPPRPSCPAVAEIPLTMVSEEAEEQVHSIRGSSSANPVNSVRRKSCIVKEMEKMKNKREEKRAQNSETRIKRAQEYDSSFPNWEFARMIKEFRATLECHPLTMTDPIEEHRICVCVRKRPLNKQELAKKEVDVISVPSKGLLLVHEPKLKVDLTKYLENQAFCFDFAFDETASNEVVYRFTARPLVQTIFEGGKATCFAYGQTGSGKTHTMGGDLSGKAQNASKGIYAMASRDVFLLKNQPRYRNLGLEVYVTFFEIYNGKLFDLLNKKAKLRVLEDGKQQVQVVGLQEHLVSCADDVIKMIDIGSACRTSGQTFANSNSSRSHACFQILLRAKGRVHGKFSLVDLAGNERGADTSSADRQTRMEGAEINKSLLALKECIRALGQNKAHTPFRESKLTQVLRDSFIGENSRTCMIAMISPGISSCEYTLNTLRYADRVKELSPHSGSSGEQPTQMETEEMEASSHGSLITSNFSKEEEELSSQMSSFNEAMSQIRELEERAMEELKEIIQQGPGWLELSEMTEQPDYDLETFVNKTESALVQQAKHFSALRDVIKALRLAMQLEEQASKQISNKKRPH encoded by the exons ATTGATTTTGATGATGTGGCCGCAATAAACCCAGAGCTTTTACAACTTCTTCCCTTACACCCAAAAGACAATCTGCCCCTGCAGGAAAATGTAACAGTCCAG aaacaaaaacgCAGATCAGTCAACTCCAAAATTCCTGCTCCTAAGGAAG GTCTCCGAGGCCGCTCCACCCGAATGTCCACTGTCTCGGAGGTTCGAATTACCACTCAGGAGAATGATATGGAGGTGGAGCTACCAGCGTCTACAAATTCCCGCAAGCAGTTTTCAGTTCCCA CTGGACCCCCTAGGCCCTCCTGCCCTGCAGTGGCTGAAATACCATTGACGATGGTCAGTGAGGAGGCAGAAGAGCAAGTCCATTCCATCCGAGGCAGCTCTTCTGCAAACCCTGTGAACTCAG TTCGGAGGAAATCATGTATtgtgaaggaaatggaaaaaatgaagaacaagcGAGAAGAGAAGAGGGCCCAGAACTCTGAAACAAGAATAAAGCGAGCTCAG GAGTATGACAGCAGCTTTCCAAACTGGGAATTTGCCCGGATGATTAAAGAATTTCGGGCTACTTTGGAATGTCATCCACTTACTATGACAGATCCT ATCGAAGAGCACAGGATATGTGTCTGTGTGAGGAAACGCCCGCTAAATAAACAAG AATTGGCCAAGAAAGAAGTTGATGTGATTTCTGTTCCCAGCAAAGGCCTCCTCTTGGTCCATGAGCCCAAGTTAAAAGTGGACTTAACAAAGTATCTGGAGAACCAAGCCTTCTGCTTTGACTTTGCATTTGATGAAACAGCTTCAAATGAAGTTGTCTACAG GTTCACAGCAAGGCCACTGGTCCAGACAATCTTTGAAGGGGGAAAGGCAACCTGTTTTGCATATGGCCAGACAGGAAGTGGGAAGACACAT ACTATGGGCGGAGACCTCTCTGGGAAAGCCCAGAATGCATCCAAAGGGATCTATGCCATGGCCT CCCGAGATGTCTTCCTCCTGAAGAATCAGCCTCGCTACCGGAACCTGGGCCTGGAAGTCTATGTGACCTTCTTTGAGATCTATAATGGGAAG CTGTTTGATCTGCTCAACAAGAAAGCTAAGCTGCGCGTGCTGGAGGACGGCAAGCAGCAGGTGCAGGTGGTGGGGCTACAGGAGCATCTGGTTAGCTGTGCTGACGATGTCATCAAGATGATCGACATAGGCAGTGCCTGCAG GACTTCTGGGCAGACATTTGCCAACTCCAACTCTTCCCGCTCCCATGCCTGCTTCCAGATTCTTCTTCGGGCCAAAGGGAGAGTGCATGGCAAGTTCTCTTTGGTGGATCTGGCAGGGAATGAGAGAGGTGCGGACACTTCCAGTGCTGACCGGCAGACTCGCATGGAGGGTGCAGAAATCAACAAGAGTCTCCTGGCTCTGAAG GAGTGCATCAGGGCCCTGGGACAGAACAAGGCTCACACCCCATTTCGAGAGAGCAAGCTGACACAGGTGCTGAGGGACTCCTTTATCGGGGAGAACTCAAGGACCTGCATG ATTGCCATGATCTCACCAGGCATAAGCTCCTGCGAATATACTTTAAACACACTGAGATATGCAGACAG GGTCAAGGAGCTGAGCCCCCACAGTGGATCCAGTGGTGAGCAACCAACTCAAATGGAAACAGAAGAGATGGAAGCCAGCTCCCATGGGTCCCTGATCACAAGCAAT ttctccaaagaagaggaGGAACTGTCTTCGCAGATGTCCAGCTTTAATGAAGCCATGTCTCAGATCAGGGAGTTGGAGGAGAGGGCCATGGAAGAGCTCAAGGAGATAATACAG CAAGGGCCAGGCTGGCTTGAGCTCTCCGAGATGACTGAGCAGCCAGACTATGACCTGGAGACCTTTGTGAACAAGACAGAGTCTGCCCTGGTCCAGCAAGCCAAGCACTTCTCAGCCCTGCGAG ATGTCATCAAGGCCTTGCGCCTGGCCATGCAGCTGGAAGAGCAGGCCAGCAAACAAATAAGCAACAAGAAACGGCCCCACTGA
- the KIF2C gene encoding kinesin-like protein KIF2C isoform X3 codes for MDSSLQARLFPGLTIKIQRSNGIIHSANVRTVNLEKSCVSVEWTEGGATKGKEIDFDDVAAINPELLQLLPLHPKDNLPLQENVTVQKQKRRSVNSKIPAPKEGLRGRSTRMSTVSEVRITTQENDMEVELPASTNSRKQFSVPIRRKSCIVKEMEKMKNKREEKRAQNSETRIKRAQEYDSSFPNWEFARMIKEFRATLECHPLTMTDPIEEHRICVCVRKRPLNKQELAKKEVDVISVPSKGLLLVHEPKLKVDLTKYLENQAFCFDFAFDETASNEVVYRFTARPLVQTIFEGGKATCFAYGQTGSGKTHTMGGDLSGKAQNASKGIYAMASRDVFLLKNQPRYRNLGLEVYVTFFEIYNGKLFDLLNKKAKLRVLEDGKQQVQVVGLQEHLVSCADDVIKMIDIGSACRTSGQTFANSNSSRSHACFQILLRAKGRVHGKFSLVDLAGNERGADTSSADRQTRMEGAEINKSLLALKECIRALGQNKAHTPFRESKLTQVLRDSFIGENSRTCMIAMISPGISSCEYTLNTLRYADRVKELSPHSGSSGEQPTQMETEEMEASSHGSLITSNFSKEEEELSSQMSSFNEAMSQIRELEERAMEELKEIIQQGPGWLELSEMTEQPDYDLETFVNKTESALVQQAKHFSALRDVIKALRLAMQLEEQASKQISNKKRPH; via the exons ATTGATTTTGATGATGTGGCCGCAATAAACCCAGAGCTTTTACAACTTCTTCCCTTACACCCAAAAGACAATCTGCCCCTGCAGGAAAATGTAACAGTCCAG aaacaaaaacgCAGATCAGTCAACTCCAAAATTCCTGCTCCTAAGGAAG GTCTCCGAGGCCGCTCCACCCGAATGTCCACTGTCTCGGAGGTTCGAATTACCACTCAGGAGAATGATATGGAGGTGGAGCTACCAGCGTCTACAAATTCCCGCAAGCAGTTTTCAGTTCCCA TTCGGAGGAAATCATGTATtgtgaaggaaatggaaaaaatgaagaacaagcGAGAAGAGAAGAGGGCCCAGAACTCTGAAACAAGAATAAAGCGAGCTCAG GAGTATGACAGCAGCTTTCCAAACTGGGAATTTGCCCGGATGATTAAAGAATTTCGGGCTACTTTGGAATGTCATCCACTTACTATGACAGATCCT ATCGAAGAGCACAGGATATGTGTCTGTGTGAGGAAACGCCCGCTAAATAAACAAG AATTGGCCAAGAAAGAAGTTGATGTGATTTCTGTTCCCAGCAAAGGCCTCCTCTTGGTCCATGAGCCCAAGTTAAAAGTGGACTTAACAAAGTATCTGGAGAACCAAGCCTTCTGCTTTGACTTTGCATTTGATGAAACAGCTTCAAATGAAGTTGTCTACAG GTTCACAGCAAGGCCACTGGTCCAGACAATCTTTGAAGGGGGAAAGGCAACCTGTTTTGCATATGGCCAGACAGGAAGTGGGAAGACACAT ACTATGGGCGGAGACCTCTCTGGGAAAGCCCAGAATGCATCCAAAGGGATCTATGCCATGGCCT CCCGAGATGTCTTCCTCCTGAAGAATCAGCCTCGCTACCGGAACCTGGGCCTGGAAGTCTATGTGACCTTCTTTGAGATCTATAATGGGAAG CTGTTTGATCTGCTCAACAAGAAAGCTAAGCTGCGCGTGCTGGAGGACGGCAAGCAGCAGGTGCAGGTGGTGGGGCTACAGGAGCATCTGGTTAGCTGTGCTGACGATGTCATCAAGATGATCGACATAGGCAGTGCCTGCAG GACTTCTGGGCAGACATTTGCCAACTCCAACTCTTCCCGCTCCCATGCCTGCTTCCAGATTCTTCTTCGGGCCAAAGGGAGAGTGCATGGCAAGTTCTCTTTGGTGGATCTGGCAGGGAATGAGAGAGGTGCGGACACTTCCAGTGCTGACCGGCAGACTCGCATGGAGGGTGCAGAAATCAACAAGAGTCTCCTGGCTCTGAAG GAGTGCATCAGGGCCCTGGGACAGAACAAGGCTCACACCCCATTTCGAGAGAGCAAGCTGACACAGGTGCTGAGGGACTCCTTTATCGGGGAGAACTCAAGGACCTGCATG ATTGCCATGATCTCACCAGGCATAAGCTCCTGCGAATATACTTTAAACACACTGAGATATGCAGACAG GGTCAAGGAGCTGAGCCCCCACAGTGGATCCAGTGGTGAGCAACCAACTCAAATGGAAACAGAAGAGATGGAAGCCAGCTCCCATGGGTCCCTGATCACAAGCAAT ttctccaaagaagaggaGGAACTGTCTTCGCAGATGTCCAGCTTTAATGAAGCCATGTCTCAGATCAGGGAGTTGGAGGAGAGGGCCATGGAAGAGCTCAAGGAGATAATACAG CAAGGGCCAGGCTGGCTTGAGCTCTCCGAGATGACTGAGCAGCCAGACTATGACCTGGAGACCTTTGTGAACAAGACAGAGTCTGCCCTGGTCCAGCAAGCCAAGCACTTCTCAGCCCTGCGAG ATGTCATCAAGGCCTTGCGCCTGGCCATGCAGCTGGAAGAGCAGGCCAGCAAACAAATAAGCAACAAGAAACGGCCCCACTGA
- the KIF2C gene encoding kinesin-like protein KIF2C isoform X5: MIDFDDVAAINPELLQLLPLHPKDNLPLQENVTVQKQKRRSVNSKIPAPKEGLRGRSTRMSTVSEVRITTQENDMEVELPASTNSRKQFSVPTGPPRPSCPAVAEIPLTMVSEEAEEQVHSIRGSSSANPVNSVRRKSCIVKEMEKMKNKREEKRAQNSETRIKRAQEYDSSFPNWEFARMIKEFRATLECHPLTMTDPIEEHRICVCVRKRPLNKQELAKKEVDVISVPSKGLLLVHEPKLKVDLTKYLENQAFCFDFAFDETASNEVVYRFTARPLVQTIFEGGKATCFAYGQTGSGKTHTMGGDLSGKAQNASKGIYAMASRDVFLLKNQPRYRNLGLEVYVTFFEIYNGKLFDLLNKKAKLRVLEDGKQQVQVVGLQEHLVSCADDVIKMIDIGSACRTSGQTFANSNSSRSHACFQILLRAKGRVHGKFSLVDLAGNERGADTSSADRQTRMEGAEINKSLLALKECIRALGQNKAHTPFRESKLTQVLRDSFIGENSRTCMIAMISPGISSCEYTLNTLRYADRVKELSPHSGSSGEQPTQMETEEMEASSHGSLITSNFSKEEEELSSQMSSFNEAMSQIRELEERAMEELKEIIQQGPGWLELSEMTEQPDYDLETFVNKTESALVQQAKHFSALRDVIKALRLAMQLEEQASKQISNKKRPH; encoded by the exons ATTGATTTTGATGATGTGGCCGCAATAAACCCAGAGCTTTTACAACTTCTTCCCTTACACCCAAAAGACAATCTGCCCCTGCAGGAAAATGTAACAGTCCAG aaacaaaaacgCAGATCAGTCAACTCCAAAATTCCTGCTCCTAAGGAAG GTCTCCGAGGCCGCTCCACCCGAATGTCCACTGTCTCGGAGGTTCGAATTACCACTCAGGAGAATGATATGGAGGTGGAGCTACCAGCGTCTACAAATTCCCGCAAGCAGTTTTCAGTTCCCA CTGGACCCCCTAGGCCCTCCTGCCCTGCAGTGGCTGAAATACCATTGACGATGGTCAGTGAGGAGGCAGAAGAGCAAGTCCATTCCATCCGAGGCAGCTCTTCTGCAAACCCTGTGAACTCAG TTCGGAGGAAATCATGTATtgtgaaggaaatggaaaaaatgaagaacaagcGAGAAGAGAAGAGGGCCCAGAACTCTGAAACAAGAATAAAGCGAGCTCAG GAGTATGACAGCAGCTTTCCAAACTGGGAATTTGCCCGGATGATTAAAGAATTTCGGGCTACTTTGGAATGTCATCCACTTACTATGACAGATCCT ATCGAAGAGCACAGGATATGTGTCTGTGTGAGGAAACGCCCGCTAAATAAACAAG AATTGGCCAAGAAAGAAGTTGATGTGATTTCTGTTCCCAGCAAAGGCCTCCTCTTGGTCCATGAGCCCAAGTTAAAAGTGGACTTAACAAAGTATCTGGAGAACCAAGCCTTCTGCTTTGACTTTGCATTTGATGAAACAGCTTCAAATGAAGTTGTCTACAG GTTCACAGCAAGGCCACTGGTCCAGACAATCTTTGAAGGGGGAAAGGCAACCTGTTTTGCATATGGCCAGACAGGAAGTGGGAAGACACAT ACTATGGGCGGAGACCTCTCTGGGAAAGCCCAGAATGCATCCAAAGGGATCTATGCCATGGCCT CCCGAGATGTCTTCCTCCTGAAGAATCAGCCTCGCTACCGGAACCTGGGCCTGGAAGTCTATGTGACCTTCTTTGAGATCTATAATGGGAAG CTGTTTGATCTGCTCAACAAGAAAGCTAAGCTGCGCGTGCTGGAGGACGGCAAGCAGCAGGTGCAGGTGGTGGGGCTACAGGAGCATCTGGTTAGCTGTGCTGACGATGTCATCAAGATGATCGACATAGGCAGTGCCTGCAG GACTTCTGGGCAGACATTTGCCAACTCCAACTCTTCCCGCTCCCATGCCTGCTTCCAGATTCTTCTTCGGGCCAAAGGGAGAGTGCATGGCAAGTTCTCTTTGGTGGATCTGGCAGGGAATGAGAGAGGTGCGGACACTTCCAGTGCTGACCGGCAGACTCGCATGGAGGGTGCAGAAATCAACAAGAGTCTCCTGGCTCTGAAG GAGTGCATCAGGGCCCTGGGACAGAACAAGGCTCACACCCCATTTCGAGAGAGCAAGCTGACACAGGTGCTGAGGGACTCCTTTATCGGGGAGAACTCAAGGACCTGCATG ATTGCCATGATCTCACCAGGCATAAGCTCCTGCGAATATACTTTAAACACACTGAGATATGCAGACAG GGTCAAGGAGCTGAGCCCCCACAGTGGATCCAGTGGTGAGCAACCAACTCAAATGGAAACAGAAGAGATGGAAGCCAGCTCCCATGGGTCCCTGATCACAAGCAAT ttctccaaagaagaggaGGAACTGTCTTCGCAGATGTCCAGCTTTAATGAAGCCATGTCTCAGATCAGGGAGTTGGAGGAGAGGGCCATGGAAGAGCTCAAGGAGATAATACAG CAAGGGCCAGGCTGGCTTGAGCTCTCCGAGATGACTGAGCAGCCAGACTATGACCTGGAGACCTTTGTGAACAAGACAGAGTCTGCCCTGGTCCAGCAAGCCAAGCACTTCTCAGCCCTGCGAG ATGTCATCAAGGCCTTGCGCCTGGCCATGCAGCTGGAAGAGCAGGCCAGCAAACAAATAAGCAACAAGAAACGGCCCCACTGA
- the KIF2C gene encoding kinesin-like protein KIF2C isoform X2 translates to MSTVSEVRITTQENDMEVELPASTNSRKQFSVPTGPPRPSCPAVAEIPLTMVSEEAEEQVHSIRGSSSANPVNSVRRKSCIVKEMEKMKNKREEKRAQNSETRIKRAQEYDSSFPNWEFARMIKEFRATLECHPLTMTDPIEEHRICVCVRKRPLNKQELAKKEVDVISVPSKGLLLVHEPKLKVDLTKYLENQAFCFDFAFDETASNEVVYRFTARPLVQTIFEGGKATCFAYGQTGSGKTHTMGGDLSGKAQNASKGIYAMASRDVFLLKNQPRYRNLGLEVYVTFFEIYNGKLFDLLNKKAKLRVLEDGKQQVQVVGLQEHLVSCADDVIKMIDIGSACRTSGQTFANSNSSRSHACFQILLRAKGRVHGKFSLVDLAGNERGADTSSADRQTRMEGAEINKSLLALKECIRALGQNKAHTPFRESKLTQVLRDSFIGENSRTCMIAMISPGISSCEYTLNTLRYADRVKELSPHSGSSGEQPTQMETEEMEASSHGSLITSNFSKEEEELSSQMSSFNEAMSQIRELEERAMEELKEIIQQGPGWLELSEMTEQPDYDLETFVNKTESALVQQAKHFSALRDVIKALRLAMQLEEQASKQISNKKRPH, encoded by the exons ATGTCCACTGTCTCGGAGGTTCGAATTACCACTCAGGAGAATGATATGGAGGTGGAGCTACCAGCGTCTACAAATTCCCGCAAGCAGTTTTCAGTTCCCA CTGGACCCCCTAGGCCCTCCTGCCCTGCAGTGGCTGAAATACCATTGACGATGGTCAGTGAGGAGGCAGAAGAGCAAGTCCATTCCATCCGAGGCAGCTCTTCTGCAAACCCTGTGAACTCAG TTCGGAGGAAATCATGTATtgtgaaggaaatggaaaaaatgaagaacaagcGAGAAGAGAAGAGGGCCCAGAACTCTGAAACAAGAATAAAGCGAGCTCAG GAGTATGACAGCAGCTTTCCAAACTGGGAATTTGCCCGGATGATTAAAGAATTTCGGGCTACTTTGGAATGTCATCCACTTACTATGACAGATCCT ATCGAAGAGCACAGGATATGTGTCTGTGTGAGGAAACGCCCGCTAAATAAACAAG AATTGGCCAAGAAAGAAGTTGATGTGATTTCTGTTCCCAGCAAAGGCCTCCTCTTGGTCCATGAGCCCAAGTTAAAAGTGGACTTAACAAAGTATCTGGAGAACCAAGCCTTCTGCTTTGACTTTGCATTTGATGAAACAGCTTCAAATGAAGTTGTCTACAG GTTCACAGCAAGGCCACTGGTCCAGACAATCTTTGAAGGGGGAAAGGCAACCTGTTTTGCATATGGCCAGACAGGAAGTGGGAAGACACAT ACTATGGGCGGAGACCTCTCTGGGAAAGCCCAGAATGCATCCAAAGGGATCTATGCCATGGCCT CCCGAGATGTCTTCCTCCTGAAGAATCAGCCTCGCTACCGGAACCTGGGCCTGGAAGTCTATGTGACCTTCTTTGAGATCTATAATGGGAAG CTGTTTGATCTGCTCAACAAGAAAGCTAAGCTGCGCGTGCTGGAGGACGGCAAGCAGCAGGTGCAGGTGGTGGGGCTACAGGAGCATCTGGTTAGCTGTGCTGACGATGTCATCAAGATGATCGACATAGGCAGTGCCTGCAG GACTTCTGGGCAGACATTTGCCAACTCCAACTCTTCCCGCTCCCATGCCTGCTTCCAGATTCTTCTTCGGGCCAAAGGGAGAGTGCATGGCAAGTTCTCTTTGGTGGATCTGGCAGGGAATGAGAGAGGTGCGGACACTTCCAGTGCTGACCGGCAGACTCGCATGGAGGGTGCAGAAATCAACAAGAGTCTCCTGGCTCTGAAG GAGTGCATCAGGGCCCTGGGACAGAACAAGGCTCACACCCCATTTCGAGAGAGCAAGCTGACACAGGTGCTGAGGGACTCCTTTATCGGGGAGAACTCAAGGACCTGCATG ATTGCCATGATCTCACCAGGCATAAGCTCCTGCGAATATACTTTAAACACACTGAGATATGCAGACAG GGTCAAGGAGCTGAGCCCCCACAGTGGATCCAGTGGTGAGCAACCAACTCAAATGGAAACAGAAGAGATGGAAGCCAGCTCCCATGGGTCCCTGATCACAAGCAAT ttctccaaagaagaggaGGAACTGTCTTCGCAGATGTCCAGCTTTAATGAAGCCATGTCTCAGATCAGGGAGTTGGAGGAGAGGGCCATGGAAGAGCTCAAGGAGATAATACAG CAAGGGCCAGGCTGGCTTGAGCTCTCCGAGATGACTGAGCAGCCAGACTATGACCTGGAGACCTTTGTGAACAAGACAGAGTCTGCCCTGGTCCAGCAAGCCAAGCACTTCTCAGCCCTGCGAG ATGTCATCAAGGCCTTGCGCCTGGCCATGCAGCTGGAAGAGCAGGCCAGCAAACAAATAAGCAACAAGAAACGGCCCCACTGA